The following are encoded in a window of Mycolicibacterium tusciae JS617 genomic DNA:
- the sdhC gene encoding succinate dehydrogenase, cytochrome b556 subunit, with protein sequence MSTQTAGQSPGSTAVPAPRPERSHRRTLYRGDPGMWSWVLHRITGATIFFFLFVHVLDTALVRVSPQAYNEVIETYKSPIVGLMEIGLVVAVLYHALNGIRVILIDFWQHGPRHQRKMLWIVIGIFLAVFIPALGMIGLHMWERFL encoded by the coding sequence ATGAGTACTCAGACTGCCGGGCAGTCGCCCGGGAGCACGGCGGTGCCGGCTCCGCGGCCTGAACGGTCACACAGACGCACGCTCTATCGGGGTGACCCGGGCATGTGGTCATGGGTGCTGCACCGCATCACCGGTGCCACCATCTTCTTCTTCCTGTTCGTCCATGTGCTCGACACGGCGCTCGTGCGGGTCAGCCCGCAGGCGTACAACGAGGTCATCGAGACCTACAAGTCGCCGATCGTCGGACTGATGGAGATCGGTCTGGTTGTCGCCGTGCTCTACCACGCCCTCAACGGCATCCGGGTGATCCTCATCGACTTCTGGCAACACGGGCCCCGACACCAACGGAAGATGCTGTGGATCGTCATCGGCATCTTCCTGGCGGTCTTCATCCCGGCGCTCGGCATGATCGGGCTGCACATGTGGGAGCGGTTCCTGTGA
- a CDS encoding adenosine deaminase codes for MTTPLTLESIRQAPKALLHDHLDGGLRPLTVLELADQYGYGGLPSTDIDELAAYFSSAAHAAFASTAEHGKSLMRYLEPFTHTVAVMQTPEAMYRVALECVEDLAADNVVYAEVRFAPELHMDSGLSLDEVVEAALAGFADGEKAASAEGRFILVRSLVTAMRTQARSREIAELAIRFRDKGVVGFDIAGAEAGYPPTRHLDAFEYMRGNNARFTIHAGEAFGLPSIHEAIAFCGADRLGHGVRIVDDITEGPDGSVQLGRLASLARDKRIPFEMCPSSNVQTGAVDSIGEHPFDLLARLRFRVTVNTDNRLMSDTTMSQEMWRLVGAFGYGWSDLQRFTINAMKSAFISFDERLAIIDDVIKPRFAVLIG; via the coding sequence ATGACGACACCATTGACACTGGAATCGATCCGGCAGGCGCCCAAGGCGCTTCTTCACGACCACCTCGACGGCGGGCTGCGACCGCTCACCGTGCTCGAGCTGGCCGACCAGTACGGCTATGGCGGACTGCCGAGCACCGACATCGACGAACTCGCGGCGTACTTCAGCAGCGCTGCACACGCGGCGTTCGCCAGTACCGCCGAACACGGCAAGTCTTTGATGCGCTACCTGGAGCCGTTCACGCACACCGTCGCGGTAATGCAGACGCCGGAGGCCATGTACCGGGTGGCGCTCGAATGCGTCGAAGACCTCGCGGCGGACAACGTGGTCTACGCCGAGGTCCGGTTCGCGCCGGAACTGCACATGGATTCCGGCCTGTCGCTGGACGAGGTCGTCGAGGCCGCGCTGGCCGGTTTCGCCGACGGTGAGAAGGCGGCCAGTGCCGAGGGCCGCTTCATTCTGGTGCGAAGCCTGGTGACGGCGATGCGTACGCAGGCGCGATCACGCGAGATCGCCGAGCTGGCAATCCGCTTCCGCGATAAGGGCGTCGTGGGCTTCGACATCGCGGGCGCCGAGGCCGGCTATCCGCCGACGCGCCACCTCGACGCCTTCGAGTACATGCGGGGCAACAACGCCCGGTTCACAATTCACGCTGGTGAGGCGTTCGGACTGCCGTCCATCCACGAGGCGATAGCGTTCTGCGGCGCCGATCGCCTCGGTCACGGCGTGCGGATCGTCGACGACATCACCGAGGGACCGGACGGGAGCGTCCAGTTGGGCAGATTGGCGTCGCTGGCGCGGGACAAGCGAATTCCATTCGAGATGTGTCCGAGCAGTAACGTGCAGACCGGTGCGGTCGACAGCATCGGCGAGCACCCATTCGACCTGCTGGCGCGGCTACGGTTCCGCGTCACCGTCAACACCGACAACCGGCTCATGAGCGACACGACCATGAGCCAGGAGATGTGGCGTCTCGTCGGGGCATTCGGTTACGGATGGAGTGATCTTCAGCGGTTCACCATCAACGCGATGAAGTCGGCGTTCATCTCGTTCGACGAACGGCTGGCCATCATCGACGACGTGATCAAGCCACGCTTCGCGGTTCTGATCGGCTGA
- a CDS encoding cytidine deaminase, with product MTSDIDWKMLRHKATEAASHAYAPYSGFSVGAAALVDDHRMVSGCNVENVSYGLGLCAECSVVCALHSGGGGKLIALSCVDRAGDVLMPCGRCRQVLLEHGGQDLLIDHPTGPRTLGELLPDAFGPQDLARREGPQEEVP from the coding sequence ATGACGTCCGATATCGACTGGAAAATGCTGCGACACAAGGCAACTGAGGCGGCTTCCCATGCGTATGCGCCGTATTCGGGCTTTTCCGTCGGCGCCGCCGCGCTGGTCGACGACCACCGAATGGTGTCGGGCTGCAATGTGGAGAATGTCTCATATGGCCTAGGTCTCTGTGCCGAGTGCTCCGTGGTCTGCGCCCTTCACTCCGGTGGCGGCGGGAAGCTGATCGCGCTGTCGTGTGTGGACCGCGCCGGGGACGTCTTGATGCCATGTGGACGGTGCAGGCAGGTTCTGCTCGAGCATGGCGGCCAGGACCTGCTGATCGATCATCCGACGGGGCCACGGACGCTGGGGGAGTTGCTGCCCGACGCGTTCGGACCGCAGGATCTGGCACGTCGTGAAGGTCCTCAAGAAGAAGTACCGTAA
- a CDS encoding SRPBCC family protein, translating into MHGAVTVHMGASPIEIWTLVADVRNTGKFSPETFDAEWLDGVAEPTLGARFRGHVKRNEIGPVYWTTCRVTACEPGREFGFAVLVGDRAVNNWHYALVPSGQGTDVTESFRTIESAALRPLEFLGTLRKRRNLRDMRTTLERIKAVVEA; encoded by the coding sequence GTGCACGGAGCAGTGACGGTTCATATGGGAGCTTCGCCAATCGAAATCTGGACGCTGGTCGCCGATGTGCGCAATACCGGCAAATTCTCGCCGGAGACGTTCGACGCGGAATGGCTCGACGGAGTTGCCGAGCCCACGCTGGGCGCCCGATTTCGTGGTCACGTCAAGCGCAACGAGATCGGTCCCGTGTACTGGACAACGTGTCGGGTGACGGCATGTGAGCCGGGCAGGGAATTCGGTTTCGCCGTGTTGGTCGGCGACCGTGCAGTGAACAACTGGCACTATGCGCTCGTCCCCAGCGGTCAGGGAACCGACGTGACCGAGTCTTTCCGGACCATCGAATCGGCGGCCCTGCGGCCGTTGGAGTTCCTGGGCACTCTCCGCAAGCGACGAAACCTGCGTGACATGCGGACAACGCTCGAACGCATCAAGGCCGTCGTCGAAGCCTGA
- a CDS encoding Ig-like domain-containing protein, translating into MGHAIYIGRVGALAVALGVGVAAATGYGISPAAAWAEEGSQSSGDASDTADKPSDTDAPKLDSGANTGGAHLSGLDEDSDLDEDSDLDEDADLDEDSVLDEDSVFDEDSVLDEGGTEQDVTTLTPVVDTPETTTPQTETPTPAAVTDTTVVTPDPPAPTESPTDYLAPADTNTRTLIQDPNDPIDQDSDANAEQFSDGQPTARTMSTLTIDDPAATPQMVIAAAAAPVTPAPAPLRAQPANLIEALLWAPVVLVNIVITAVTTLLTSFFAPAPATPAPPMMPFIVLGWAQRELQRSFFNQSPTAVVDAVTTSEDTGVNIAVLANDTDADATISVAGLPAGDVLTVTDYTQPTNGSVVFNEDGTFTYTPTANYTGTDAFTYTVSDEASSWHVHGLEGLFFGGRHTSTTTATITITPVDDTPVANPDFYSTYEDNAHIIDALYNDTDIDAGPKEITAVTQPTHGTTAIVEGFAIIYTPDANFNGTDTFTYTVNGGSTATVTFNVIPVNDAPVLGQVTSTPGVGNTWVVSVPASDVDGDALTTTVTSADATIPLTVTQLPGGGIQVVADPTWARAHPGAQVPITVTVTDPQNASATTSLTIGTANNMTAFGENFFGQMDIPALPAGVIYTQASGGDGHTVLLRSDGTAVAIGGNWSGQSTIPALPAGVTYTQVSAGTSHTVLLRSDGIAVSTSGEIWTPPAGVTYRQVDGGTGSTVLLRSDGTVEGVYGIPALPAGVTYIQVATGSQHTVLLRSDGIAVAIGDNSRGQINIPALPAGVTYKQVDAGLVHTVLLRSDGIAVSTNGGIPALPAGVTYTQVAAGGFHTVLLRSDGTVVAGGNNGHQQANIPALPAGVTYTRVDAGNANTMLISSTTATPFNAHPVATNDTATVDEGATTTITVIANDTDANGTINAATVVITGQPSAGSVTVNPNGTITYAASNVTEVTTDSFTYRVNDNIGATSNEATVTVTITPVDDSPVAATESYSTVVDTALTVAFPGVLSNDSDPEANSLTAVLVTGPSHGTLTLNSNGSFTYTPTVNYNGPDSFTYKVNDGSLDSNVATVNLTVNALNDAPVAANDAYSTNEDTALTVPAPGVLGNDSDPEGSPLTVVKVSDPAHGTLTLNSNGSFTYTPAANYNGPDSFTYKVNDGLLDSNVATVNLTVNALNDAPVAANDAYSTNEDAPLTVASPGVLSNDNDPEGSSLTAVLVTGPSHGTVSLNSNGSFNYIPTANYIGPDSFTYGASDGTLNSTVATVSLTVKAANNPPVANPDSYTIAEDTTLTVGPPGVLGDDTDIDGDALVLSAGTPTAHGSFDLRSDGSFTYTPAPNYHGPDSFTYQINDGSATSAFTTVNITVTSVNDVPVVANDTIPLAKDGFYGITLANRSSDADGDLLTATLITSTQNGVLVFDGAERTFTYKPNTGFTGQDSFTYKVNDGTIDSNIGTVTLVIS; encoded by the coding sequence ATGGGTCATGCGATTTATATCGGTCGGGTTGGTGCGTTGGCGGTGGCGCTGGGCGTCGGGGTTGCGGCGGCCACCGGATACGGCATCAGCCCGGCGGCGGCATGGGCCGAGGAGGGTTCGCAGTCCTCGGGGGACGCATCGGACACCGCCGATAAACCGTCCGATACCGATGCACCGAAGTTAGATTCTGGCGCCAACACCGGCGGCGCGCACCTATCCGGTCTGGACGAGGACTCCGATCTCGACGAAGACTCCGATCTCGACGAAGACGCCGATCTCGACGAAGACTCCGTTCTCGACGAAGACTCCGTTTTCGACGAAGACTCTGTTCTGGACGAGGGAGGCACCGAGCAGGATGTCACCACCTTGACCCCGGTGGTGGACACCCCAGAGACCACCACGCCGCAGACGGAGACCCCCACGCCGGCCGCAGTAACCGACACCACGGTCGTGACACCCGACCCGCCGGCGCCCACCGAGTCGCCGACGGACTACCTCGCACCCGCCGACACCAACACCCGCACCCTGATCCAGGACCCCAACGACCCCATCGACCAGGACAGCGACGCGAACGCCGAGCAGTTCAGCGATGGGCAGCCCACCGCACGCACGATGAGCACATTGACCATCGATGACCCCGCCGCAACACCGCAGATGGTCATCGCCGCCGCAGCCGCGCCCGTCACCCCAGCTCCCGCGCCGCTAAGAGCTCAGCCAGCCAATCTGATCGAAGCGCTCTTGTGGGCCCCGGTCGTGCTGGTCAACATCGTCATCACCGCAGTCACCACACTGCTGACCTCATTTTTCGCGCCCGCCCCGGCCACCCCCGCCCCGCCGATGATGCCGTTCATCGTGCTCGGCTGGGCGCAACGCGAACTGCAACGCAGCTTCTTCAACCAGTCCCCCACCGCGGTGGTCGATGCGGTCACCACCTCTGAAGACACCGGCGTGAATATCGCGGTGCTGGCCAACGACACCGACGCCGACGCGACGATTTCGGTCGCCGGCCTGCCCGCCGGCGACGTGCTGACCGTGACCGATTACACCCAACCCACCAACGGCTCGGTGGTGTTCAACGAGGACGGCACGTTCACCTACACCCCGACCGCCAACTACACCGGCACCGACGCCTTCACCTACACCGTCTCCGATGAAGCCAGCTCATGGCACGTCCACGGCCTCGAGGGTCTGTTCTTCGGCGGCCGACACACCTCCACCACCACCGCCACCATCACCATCACCCCCGTCGACGACACCCCCGTCGCCAATCCGGACTTCTACTCAACATACGAAGACAACGCCCACATCATCGACGCCCTGTACAACGACACCGACATCGACGCCGGCCCCAAAGAAATCACCGCTGTCACCCAGCCCACCCACGGCACTACCGCCATCGTCGAGGGCTTCGCCATCATCTACACCCCCGATGCCAACTTCAACGGCACCGACACCTTCACCTACACCGTCAACGGCGGCTCCACCGCCACCGTCACGTTCAACGTCATCCCGGTTAACGATGCCCCGGTCCTCGGACAGGTCACCTCCACGCCCGGAGTCGGCAACACCTGGGTGGTGTCGGTGCCCGCCAGCGACGTCGACGGTGACGCGCTGACGACAACGGTCACGAGCGCCGATGCCACCATCCCGCTCACAGTGACTCAACTTCCCGGCGGCGGCATCCAGGTCGTGGCCGACCCCACCTGGGCCCGCGCCCACCCCGGCGCCCAGGTGCCGATCACCGTAACCGTCACCGACCCTCAGAACGCCAGCGCCACAACCAGCTTGACTATCGGCACCGCCAACAACATGACCGCATTCGGTGAAAACTTCTTCGGGCAGATGGACATCCCGGCACTACCGGCGGGGGTCATCTACACCCAAGCGTCCGGCGGCGACGGGCACACTGTGTTGCTGCGCTCCGACGGCACCGCCGTGGCCATCGGTGGGAACTGGTCGGGGCAGTCCACTATCCCGGCGCTGCCGGCCGGGGTCACCTACACCCAGGTGTCCGCCGGCACGTCTCACACGGTGTTGTTGCGTTCCGACGGCATCGCCGTATCAACCAGCGGGGAAATCTGGACGCCGCCCGCCGGAGTCACCTACAGGCAGGTGGACGGAGGCACCGGTTCCACGGTGTTGCTGCGTTCCGACGGCACCGTCGAGGGCGTCTACGGCATCCCGGCGTTACCCGCTGGAGTCACTTACATCCAGGTTGCCACCGGCTCGCAGCACACCGTATTGCTGCGCTCCGACGGCATCGCCGTCGCAATCGGCGACAACAGCCGAGGGCAGATCAACATCCCGGCGCTGCCGGCCGGTGTCACCTACAAGCAGGTGGACGCCGGTCTCGTTCACACGGTGTTGCTGCGCTCCGACGGCATCGCCGTGTCAACCAACGGCGGCATCCCGGCGTTACCCGCTGGAGTCACCTACACGCAGGTCGCAGCCGGCGGCTTCCACACGGTGCTGTTGCGCTCCGACGGCACCGTCGTCGCCGGCGGCAACAATGGGCATCAGCAAGCCAACATTCCGGCGCTGCCCGCAGGGGTCACATACACGCGGGTGGACGCCGGCAATGCCAACACGATGTTGATCTCCTCCACCACCGCCACCCCTTTCAACGCTCACCCGGTGGCTACCAACGACACGGCAACCGTCGACGAAGGCGCCACCACCACCATCACGGTCATCGCCAACGACACCGACGCCAACGGCACCATCAACGCCGCCACGGTCGTCATCACCGGACAGCCCTCCGCCGGAAGCGTCACCGTCAACCCCAACGGCACCATCACCTACGCCGCCTCCAACGTCACCGAAGTAACCACCGACAGCTTCACCTACCGGGTCAACGACAACATCGGCGCCACCAGCAACGAAGCCACCGTCACCGTCACCATCACCCCGGTCGACGATTCGCCGGTGGCAGCCACCGAGTCCTATTCGACGGTTGTGGACACCGCGTTGACCGTGGCCTTCCCTGGCGTGTTGTCCAATGACAGTGACCCCGAGGCAAATTCACTGACGGCGGTGCTGGTGACAGGCCCATCACACGGCACGTTGACACTCAACTCAAACGGGTCGTTCACCTACACCCCCACCGTCAACTACAACGGGCCGGACAGCTTCACCTACAAGGTCAATGACGGTTCGCTCGACAGCAATGTGGCCACGGTGAACCTGACGGTCAATGCGCTCAACGACGCCCCAGTGGCCGCCAACGACGCCTACTCGACCAATGAGGACACCGCGCTCACGGTGCCGGCGCCTGGTGTACTGGGCAACGACAGTGACCCGGAAGGCAGCCCGTTGACCGTCGTAAAGGTCAGCGATCCCGCACACGGCACGTTGACACTCAACTCAAACGGGTCGTTCACCTACACCCCGGCGGCCAACTACAACGGTCCGGATTCCTTCACCTACAAGGTCAATGACGGTTTGCTCGACAGCAATGTGGCCACGGTGAACCTGACGGTCAATGCGCTCAACGACGCCCCAGTGGCCGCCAACGACGCCTATTCGACCAATGAGGACGCCCCGTTGACGGTGGCCTCCCCTGGCGTGCTGTCCAATGACAATGACCCCGAGGGAAGTTCATTGACCGCGGTGCTCGTGACCGGTCCGTCGCACGGCACAGTGTCGCTCAACTCAAACGGGTCGTTCAACTACATCCCCACCGCCAACTACATCGGGCCCGACAGCTTCACCTACGGCGCGTCGGACGGCACACTCAACAGCACGGTGGCCACGGTGTCACTGACGGTCAAAGCGGCCAACAACCCCCCAGTGGCCAACCCCGATTCGTACACCATCGCCGAAGACACCACACTGACCGTCGGGCCTCCTGGAGTGCTGGGCGATGACACCGATATCGACGGCGACGCTTTGGTTCTCAGTGCGGGCACCCCGACTGCACATGGCTCGTTCGATCTTCGCTCCGACGGCTCCTTCACCTATACGCCGGCACCCAACTACCACGGCCCCGACTCGTTCACCTACCAAATCAACGACGGCAGCGCCACTTCCGCCTTCACCACCGTGAACATCACCGTCACTTCGGTGAACGACGTGCCGGTAGTGGCCAACGACACCATTCCGCTGGCCAAGGACGGCTTCTACGGAATCACCCTGGCCAACAGGTCTTCCGACGCTGACGGCGATCTGCTGACCGCAACACTGATCACCAGCACCCAAAACGGCGTTCTGGTCTTCGACGGCGCCGAACGGACCTTCACCTACAAACCCAATACTGGCTTCACCGGACAGGATTCGTTCACCTACAAGGTCAACGACGGAACCATCGACAGCAACATTGGCACCGTCACCCTCGTCATCAGCTAG
- a CDS encoding succinate dehydrogenase hydrophobic membrane anchor subunit, which yields MEKEYDRPASLDHPRAPRRPRGIPYFEKYAWLFMRFSGVALVFLALGHLFIMLIWDGGVYRIDFNYVAQRWASPFWQIWDMALLWLAMIHGANGMRTIIGDYARKNTTKFYLNSLLLLATGFTLVLGSYVLVTFDASIS from the coding sequence ATGGAGAAGGAGTACGACCGCCCGGCCAGCCTGGACCATCCACGCGCCCCCAGGCGCCCGCGGGGCATCCCCTACTTCGAGAAGTACGCGTGGTTGTTCATGCGCTTCTCAGGCGTGGCGTTGGTGTTCCTGGCGCTCGGCCACCTGTTCATCATGCTGATCTGGGACGGCGGGGTGTATCGCATCGACTTCAACTACGTCGCGCAGCGCTGGGCGTCACCGTTCTGGCAGATCTGGGACATGGCCCTGCTGTGGCTGGCGATGATTCACGGCGCCAACGGCATGCGCACGATCATCGGCGACTACGCCCGCAAGAACACCACGAAGTTCTACCTGAATTCGCTGTTGTTGCTGGCGACCGGATTCACCCTGGTGTTGGGCAGCTACGTGCTGGTCACCTTCGACGCGAGCATCTCGTAG
- a CDS encoding thymidine phosphorylase has translation MSHLDAPTIIRTKRDGGVLSDAEIDWVIDAYTHGRVADAQMSALLMAIFLRGMTRPEIARWTAAMVASGERLDFTDLRRDGKPLALVDKHSTGGVGDKVTIPLVPVVMACGGAVPQAAGRGLGHTGGTLDKLESIPGFSPELSKTHIRQQLCDIGAAIFAAGELAPADRKIYALRDVTGTTESLPLIASSVMSKKIAEGAASLVLDCKVGSGAFLNTEAECRELAATLVELGTEAGLVTRVLLTDMSTPLGRAVGNSIEVAESLEVLAGGGPDDVVELTLALAAEMLDAAGIHGTDPAQTLKDGTAMDRFRELVAAQGGDLRALSADGLPMGAHTETITASRGGTMECIDAMAVGLAVWRLGAGRSLPGERVQSGAGLRIHRRPGEPVAAGEPLFTLYTETPERMAAAMAELEGGWRVGDQAPPQRLLIIDRITS, from the coding sequence ATGTCGCATCTTGATGCTCCGACGATCATCAGGACCAAGCGCGACGGCGGCGTGCTCTCCGACGCGGAGATCGACTGGGTGATCGACGCCTACACCCACGGGCGGGTGGCCGACGCGCAGATGTCAGCGCTGCTGATGGCGATCTTCCTGCGCGGCATGACACGACCCGAGATCGCGCGATGGACGGCCGCCATGGTGGCCTCCGGCGAGCGGTTGGACTTTACAGATCTGCGGCGTGACGGAAAGCCACTGGCGTTGGTGGACAAGCATTCCACCGGCGGAGTGGGTGACAAGGTCACCATCCCGCTGGTGCCGGTCGTGATGGCCTGCGGTGGTGCGGTGCCACAGGCGGCAGGCCGCGGGCTGGGCCACACCGGGGGCACACTCGACAAGCTGGAGTCCATCCCTGGCTTTTCCCCCGAGTTGTCGAAAACTCATATCCGCCAACAACTTTGCGACATCGGGGCGGCGATCTTCGCCGCGGGGGAGTTGGCGCCGGCTGATCGGAAGATCTATGCGCTGCGGGACGTCACAGGCACCACCGAATCGCTGCCGCTGATTGCGAGTTCGGTGATGAGCAAGAAGATCGCCGAGGGCGCCGCGTCGCTGGTGCTCGATTGCAAGGTGGGTTCCGGCGCCTTTCTCAACACCGAAGCGGAGTGCCGCGAACTGGCTGCCACCTTGGTCGAGCTCGGCACCGAAGCCGGGCTGGTGACGCGCGTGCTGCTGACCGACATGTCGACGCCTCTGGGACGTGCGGTTGGCAATTCGATCGAGGTCGCCGAATCGCTGGAGGTGCTGGCCGGCGGCGGTCCGGACGACGTCGTGGAGCTGACGCTGGCGCTGGCCGCCGAGATGCTCGACGCCGCCGGCATCCACGGCACCGACCCGGCTCAGACGTTGAAAGACGGCACGGCGATGGACCGGTTCCGTGAGCTCGTCGCCGCACAGGGCGGCGACCTTCGTGCCCTCTCGGCGGACGGGTTGCCGATGGGCGCCCACACCGAGACCATCACGGCATCGCGTGGTGGCACCATGGAATGCATCGACGCGATGGCGGTTGGTCTTGCGGTGTGGCGGCTCGGTGCGGGTCGCTCGCTTCCTGGTGAGCGCGTGCAATCCGGTGCCGGCCTGCGGATCCACCGCCGTCCCGGCGAACCGGTCGCCGCCGGTGAGCCGCTGTTCACGCTGTACACCGAAACGCCGGAACGCATGGCGGCCGCGATGGCGGAACTGGAGGGTGGCTGGCGCGTCGGGGACCAGGCGCCGCCGCAACGACTACTCATCATCGATCGGATCACGTCATGA
- a CDS encoding alpha/beta fold hydrolase, with protein sequence MTLPIATRSVAVPGALLHYELRGRGPLLLVIGSPMAAAEFAPLAETLASDRTVVTYDPRGYAASTVDDPDAPCSVEQRADDINAILDDLRAESADLFGSSGGAVTGLALVTRYPGRIRTLVAHEPPSLLLLPDAAEQRANTEAIVDTFHRDGFEAGWGHFMANAGFDVTPGDAPPTNPEPSVAEVRQMARFFDIDLRPTCYFEPDIEALQASPTRTVVGIGADSGRLLTYRTSTALAELLGSEPVTFPGDHGGFLGAPVEFAATLRQVLG encoded by the coding sequence ATGACCCTGCCTATCGCCACCCGTTCCGTCGCCGTGCCCGGCGCACTCCTGCACTATGAACTCCGTGGGCGGGGCCCACTGTTGCTCGTCATCGGCTCGCCCATGGCCGCGGCGGAGTTCGCGCCGTTGGCCGAGACCCTGGCGAGCGACCGCACCGTCGTCACCTACGACCCTCGCGGTTATGCGGCCAGCACGGTCGACGACCCGGACGCGCCGTGCAGCGTCGAACAGCGCGCCGACGACATCAACGCGATCCTCGATGATTTGCGCGCGGAATCAGCCGACCTGTTCGGGTCCAGCGGCGGCGCAGTCACGGGGCTCGCGCTCGTCACGCGATATCCCGGACGGATCCGCACGCTGGTCGCCCACGAGCCGCCGTCGCTGTTGCTGTTGCCCGACGCGGCGGAGCAGCGCGCCAACACCGAGGCCATCGTGGACACGTTCCACCGGGACGGGTTCGAAGCCGGGTGGGGGCATTTCATGGCCAACGCCGGATTCGACGTAACTCCTGGAGACGCGCCGCCGACCAACCCGGAGCCGTCCGTCGCCGAAGTTCGCCAAATGGCCCGATTTTTCGACATCGACCTGCGCCCGACGTGCTACTTCGAGCCCGACATCGAGGCGCTGCAGGCGAGCCCGACACGCACGGTGGTCGGCATCGGCGCGGACTCCGGCAGGCTGCTGACCTACCGGACCTCGACGGCGCTGGCCGAACTACTGGGCAGCGAGCCTGTCACGTTCCCCGGCGACCACGGCGGATTCCTCGGCGCGCCAGTGGAGTTCGCGGCGACGCTCCGCCAGGTACTGGGTTGA